The Hyla sarda isolate aHylSar1 chromosome 2, aHylSar1.hap1, whole genome shotgun sequence genome includes the window CACACAAAACATATTGCTTGGACTGGAAAGTGGGTGGATAACTGGTCGCTGAACTAAAAGATTAAGCAGTATAGAAATAACAAAATGAGGGTAAGTTATACAAAGCAGAATACAAATTATCTTTGCTACCAAATAGTGTGTGTCACTTTCAAACATGTTGTGTTGGATTTCTTCTGTTTATTGAAAAAGCCAAATAATGGCAAAAGGTTGACAGAGAACTTCACTTATAAATGACAAGCTGCAATATTCTATTCCCATTTCCACACGGCAGCAACAACTGCTCTTATTGTAATTGTTCTGGTGTTATATTAAGAGAATAGCTGAAAAGGCAATTTAATAATACGAACAAAAATGTCTCCAGGGTACAGCCTCCCTTTCTAGGAAAGTCACTTTATTCATTACTTTATTAATTCTCATTTTCAGCCCAGGGATCCTTATCACAACTAATAGATATAAGCATCTAAGTCCCAAATTCAAGGAGGAAACAGGCCAAACACTAGGAGACGATTTTCATTGTTGGTTTACAGGTGTGGCCTGCACTCCCACCAGTTGCAGTCTACCCTGCTTGAAAGGAACGTCACTTGCTTGTACGTTCAGCAGTATTTCTGTATAATTATTACCAGGACTGTATAGTTCCTTTAAATGGACTGACCCGTTCTCTTAAATGAGCCCAAAATCTTGATTGAATTTCCCATGACATACCAAGCTTAGGTTTCACAAATCCATTTGTTACTCCAAGATTATCAGCAGCTACAGTTTCTCCATTCACCACCTGCAAAATCGTAAATTCTGCAGCAAGTGTATGCATCACAAAAGGCAGATCCCTCTCGCGTACCTGAAAGAAAAAGTAAACTGATCAGCCACAAACAAGCAGGTTGTGTTCTCAATCAGAATTAAGAGTATTaaacatttaaaatgttttacCAATATAAAGTCTGTTTGATAGGTGGATAACATAAACACAGAGATGTTTTGGTCTGCAAGTGGCGCTATGACCGATTTCGCTATTTTGGTCACTCCAATTGGCTGAGAGCTGGATGAGCTTCCACCTCCTGAGACCACGTTAAGGGCTAACCATGTTGCATCTGCTACACTTAAATGTTCCGAAGATGGGAGTTCTGTagagaaaaatgaaaaacaagtAAAGCATAGATCAAGGTGAAGTAATGGCTTTAAAGTAGCGTTGGTAATAACATGCAAATAAATCATTTCTGGTAGATGACAGAATTCAATCAATAGCACATGACTAGGACTTAAAAGTTTACTCAACTGATTTAAATAAACATAGAAAATACACAAACATTTCCAGCAATGCCTCTCTTTTATCTATTCCACTTTTTCAATCTCACTTTGACGCGTATTGCAATTAAAACTCAGGAGATCAGCCAACAGCTATGAAGGTGAATTGGCACCAAAAGATCTTTAGTCCACAAACAATCTTTAAGGAAAGAATGCACCATAGAATGTTCCTAAAAAAATTGTTAGTCCTTCGCCTGGTGTCATAAGTCACATATGGCCAGTATTAACAGCTGTAATGGCCTTTGTGGGCTAAAATGTGTATGGCTACGAGACAATTGCTTTtcttatgttttactacttttttaaaatcaagctgcattcacaccataaaATTAAAAGCAAAATAAGGCAGTTAGATCAGTTTAAAAAAACAGacctttttttaaatctaaagtGCACTATAAACAAGTCTATAAAAAAATGGCCTGTAGTACATACACTGGTTACAAAAACCATCTGTAATTCCAATGactttccatagacttttattaagCACATTATTGCATTAAAAATATGTTAAAAGGTTCTTTATACCTATTTTACGGCCATATTTTTCTTTTGATTTTACGATGGGTGAACCCAGCCTGTTAGGTATGAACGCAATCATACTGATCGACAGAATCAAGTAAATATGCCAGCTCTGCagatggtaaaataaaagttatggtgcttagaaggtgatgaggaagaaaaaaaaaaacttcagacaTGGTCCATTTAGGCTATCCTTTAATTATTTCTTTAGAGACAGACAAAAAGGCTAAACAGCTAATAGACATAAATACTGACATCAgtattttaacagttttttttcgtGATCTCCATTTTCTTTACATCATTGTAATGTGCACTGCCATTTCAAAAAacaactttttataaaaaaaaaaaagttttgattggtcagggtgttCAGACCCATCGATCATTAGAAAGATCTAGGAGGAGAACTCGGCTAAGTGCTTCTCACCCTGGCTCCCTGCCTTTTCTACCTTGCTTCAGGAGACTATCTccattgtaagtctatggagctgTCTTCTGCAGTGAGACGAGACAGCGGTCTGGGGGCACACCCGCATGCTTCTTTCAGATCTATTTACAACACCCTGacccccgaccaatcaaaacttttgacaggttTCTagaacatgttaaaaaaaatttttttttaacatgacaggaacactttgcatagacttgcattgagggggcagggcatgatttCTTgatggggcagggctatgacatcacgagctcctgacgccggctccagcattcggaacagtttgttccaaacgctgagcagcggagtacccctttaaagtgaacttATCTTGTTAAAAAAGTTGTTCTGCAGGCACcattttatagagcaggaagagctcagCAAACTGAAATATAGGTTTGCGGACAATGATTGAATATAATTTGGATTCCTGTTTCTTTTAATTACAATAGTTACTCATATGGTTAACAGCATATTCAACTCATACATAATAACTTGGAATATATTGATTTAAAACCCTTTTCCCTTGGTTTATGAACTTATAAGCACGAGTAGCAGAGATGTAACACAGTTTGTGATACGTTACTCCATCCAGTAATCGACTGGATTTTGAGGAAAATAGAGGAAAGATATTTAATCATGATATTCCTTTAAGATATTCCTTTAACCAAAACGAATATTTTAGACTGGATGCTCGCAAACATATCTTTCTGATTCCGTATTGACTATTATGTATGAACAGCTCTACAgaaaacaattcttttttttcgaAGTACTGTATTAACACCACTCAGAAACATGCCATTTAAAAATATACATCTTGACCTTTAAACACAAAGGCTTTTCAGTACACTTATCTCTGATATAACTGCTCAGTAAATTGTTTGTGTACACCACATCCCACATGTTGTTCTCTTCCTAGAGAAAATGATCTAGTTGCTAGGCAGATATGTCCACTTCCAGTACGGGTGTGGGAGTCAGCACTGACATCTAGGTGTAGTGGCATAACAGCAGCAAGAGCTCATTTTTAACagaatttacaattttttctgtGGGTCACATCTGGATGGGCTAGCCTTCACTTCCCACACAAATCAAAGAGCCTTGGGAGCCCGTTTTGAGACCGCTGCCCTAACctattcttttaaccccttaaggaccaagggcgtacaggtacgcctttgctcactggtacttaaggaccaagggcgtacctgtacgccgtgggaatttcagtccccgccgcgcgccaggcggggaccggacctgggtgactgctgatatctatcagcaggcaccccgcgcaaatgcccaggggggtcatcagacccccccatgtcggccatcGTCGCAAATCgtaaagtgaattcacacttgcgatttacgcgattccgggtcattacgggtctatggtgacccggaatataagggggatcacgggtgtctaagacacccacaatccccctgaagagataggagtgaggtggcaggggtgccacccctcctatccctgctattggtggtctagacgcgaccatcaatagcagatcgggggcggggggggggggggggggttaactttcgttttccccgttctgcccacccacaataggtggggcagaacggggaaatgacagaggaccgccgccggagtccacttaccgatctgcggaggctgcgggcgacgatcggcatcGGAGATCGGCGATATTgtgcagcaagctccctggatccgacggaagccggtaagttgcctagcaacatctggagggctgcagtccgagaccactatatggtagtctctgaactatagccctccagatcatgcaaaactacaactcctagcatgcccacacaactgtttgctgtctgggcatgctgagatttgtagttttgcagcatctggagggccacagtttgcagtggtctctatactgtagctctccagatgttgcaaaactggaaatcccagcattctgggagttgtagttgcgatccttccagctgttgcataactacatctcccagcatgcccttcggtgatcagtacatgctgggagttgtagttttgcaacagctggaggcacactggctggaaaatattgagttagataacagaacctaactgaaggttttccaaccagtgtgcctccagctgttgcaaaagtacaactcccagcatgcatggtctgtcagtacatgctgggagttgtagttttgaaacagctggaggtttgccccccccccatgtgaatgtacagggtacattcacacgggcaggcttacagtaagttttctgcttcaagtatgagctgcggcaaatttttcgccgcagcgcaaactcctagcagggaactcactgtaaaccttcgccagtgtgaatgtaccctaaaaatactacactacactaacacataataaagggtaaaacactacatatacacccccttacactgtccccccccccccccaataaaaattaaaaacgtattttacagcagtgtttccaaaacggagcctccagctgttgcaaaacaacaactcccagcacttctggatagccactgactgtccaggcatgctgggagtttagcaacagctagaggcaccctgtttgggaatcactggcgtagaatacccctatgtccacccctctgcaatccctaattaagtcctcaaatgcgcatggcgctctctcacttcggagccccgtcgtatttcaaggaaacagtttagagccacatatggggtatctccgtactctggagaaattacgctacaaaagacccccaaaaaagaccccccaaaaaagacccccaaaatttgtaaccccaattcttctgagtaagaaaataccccaaatgtggatgtaaagtgctcggcgggtgaactacaatgctcagaacagaaggagcgccattgggattttgaagagaaaatgtgtccggaattgaaggccacgtgtgtttacaatgcccccatagtgccagaacaatggaccccccaacatgtgaccccattttggaaactacaccccgcacgtaatgtaataatgggtacagtgagcatttacgccccacaggtgtctgacagatttttggaacagtggtctgtgaaaatgaaaaatttaatttttcatttgctcagcccactgttccaaagatctgtcaaatgccagtggggtgtttatactcactgtaccccttattaaattctgtgcggggtgtagtttccaaaatggggtcacatgtgggggggtccactgttctgtcaccatggggggctttgtaaactcacatggcccctgactaccattccaaacaaattcactcttcaaaagctcaatgacgctcctcctcttctgagcattgtagttcgaccgcagggcacttgacgtccacacatggggatttccatactcagaagaaatggggttacaaattttggggggtattttctgctattaacccttgcaaaaatgtgaaatttggggaggaaccacacattttagtgacatttttatatatttttttacacatgcaaaagttgtgaaacccctgtggggtattaaggctcactttattccttgttacgtttctcaaggggtctagtttccaaaacggtttGCCATGGGgttggtttttgctgttctggcaccataggggcttcctaaatgcaacatgccctccaaaaaccatttcagaaaaacatactctccaaattccccttgtcgctccttcgcttctgagccctctactgcgcccgccaaacactttacatagacatatgaggtatgtgcttactcgagagaaattgggctacaaatacaagtatacattttctccttttaccctttgtaaaaattcaaaaattgggtctacatgaacatgcaagtgtaaaaaatgaagattgtgaattttctccttcactttgctgctattcctgtgaaacacctagagggttaaaacactgactgaatgtcattttgaatactttggggggtacagtttttataatggggtcttttatggggtatttctaatatgaagacccttcaaatccacttcaaacctgaaatggtccctgaaaaatagtgagtttgaaaattttgtgaaaaattggaaaattgctgctgaactttgaagccctctgctgtctttcaaaagtaaaaacttgtcaattttatgatgcaaacataaagtagacatattgtatatgtgaataaaaaatttttatttggaatatccattttccttacaagcagagagcttcaaagttagaaacatgcaaaattttcaattttttcatcaaattttgggatttttcaccaagaaaggatgcaagttatcacaaaaattttccaccatgttaaagtagaatatgtcacgaaaaaacaatctcgtaatcagaatgataactaaaagcattccagagttattaatgtttaaagtgacagtggtcagatgttcaaaaaacgctctggtcctaaggtgtaaaatggcctggtccttaaggggttaagcaccccAATTTAACTCGTCCAAATTGCTGAAATCCTTATGCCTGTCCATTTTATCTGCTTCAAACATGGGTTATACGCAAaaataatagacatgtctattctttctgcacaaaccagaatctgaatttccatgtgaacagcacagcagaatcccattgaaataaatgggactctgctgctacaGAATCTTTGTGCGAAATTCCACCTTGAATTTCTGCCATTTGAACATAGCATGTTACCTGGTTTAATGtcttggctagagatgagcgaacttagtaaattcgattcgtcacgaacttctcggctcggcagttgatgacttatcctgcgtaaattagttcagccttcaggtgctccggtgggctggaaaaggtggatacattcctaggaaggagtctactaggactgtatccaccttttccagcccacgggagcacctgaaagctgaagtaatttatgcaggaaaagtcatcaactgccgagtcgagaagttcgtgacgaatcgaatttactgtaaattcgctcatctctagttttggcTCATtaccaaaaattttaaataaacgaGGGGCTGGCAGCATGTGGATATTGGGAGACGGGAAACTTTTGAGAATAAGCTTTTAAAAGACATATGTACATGCAACAAAGTATCATTCAAGCCTTATCTCGCCTTTATTAGTGATCCAGCATCCTTTGGAAAGAGTTGTTACTTAAtgagaaaaattctaaattaagTTAAAGGCCCAAATTCCCCCACAAACTTACAGCTGCTTGGATTTTGACAACTCTGTATTGTACTCAGGAGAGCACAATGTTGGAGAGGACAGTCACTAATAATGTTTAGAGGTTGTCAATTAGCTCTGCAGCAATCTATTGCGTCACTGGCCTTATTACATTTACTTTTTTTAGGCATACTCAAATCATGTCATTATAAccagatttaacctcttaaggatgcaggctgtacctgtacgccctaatgacagctgggaccctgggcaaatagcgtgtggcaccgatcgttgtttataccctttagacgcggcattcaaagttgatcgccgcgtctaaaatgaaagtaaaatctccccggcagctcagtcgggctgttcggaaccattgcggtgaaatcgcgatgtcccgatcagctagaatgcgagcggaggtccccttacctgcctcagtcgggtccgatcggtgattgattgctccaagcctgaaatccaggcttgagcaatcgaccgccaataacactgatctttgccgtgtcaatgcacggcaatgatctgtgtatgagatcggtatgtgcagtgtaatagcccctaGGGGGGACttttacactgcaaaaaaaagtgtgaaaaaaaagttaataaagatcatttaaccccttccctaataaaagtaagaatcacctcccccttttaccatttaaaaaaaaaaaaaacggtgtaaataaaaagaaaaataaacatgtggtatcgccgcgtgcggaaatgtccgaactataaaaatatataattagttaaaccacacggtcaatggcgtatgcgcaaaaaaattccaaagtccaaaatagcgtatttatggtcactttttagatcatgaaaaaattcataaaaagcgatcaaaaagtctgatcaataatggtaccaatacaaacttcagatcatggcacaaaaaatgagccctcatactggcctgctcatggaaaaataaagttataggggtcagaagatgacaattttaaacgtatacattttcctgcatgtagttatgattttttttttttttgaagtaatacaaaataaaacctatataagtagggtatcattttaaccgtatggacctacagaataaagttaagatGCCAttcttaccaaaaaatgtactacgtagaaacggaagcccccaaaatttacaaaatggaattttttcttcaattttgtcgcacactggatttttttccgcttcgccatggatattttggtaaaatgactaatgtcactgcaaagtagaattggtagcgcaaaaaataagctataagcgttatgatttttagaaggtgatcaggaaaaaaatgaaaatgcaaaaacggaaaaaccctgcgtccttaaccccttaaggactcatgacgtccgctcccgatctataacccaTGGCCACGGCGggtcccgtggctaatagcgcgcggcattgaccgCGCTGCTGCGtgctataaaccctttagacgaggcgttcaaagttgaacgccgcgtcttaagtgaaagtgaaatatgccggttagctcagggagctgttcgggataggcgcggtgaaatcgcggcatcccaaacatcttacaggacagcaggagggtccctgcctgcctcctcgctgtccgatcgccgaatgactgctcagttcctgagatccaggcatgagcagtcaagcggcagaatcctcgatcactggtttcctatgagaaaccagtgatcaatgataaagatcagtgtgtgcagtgttataggtccctatgggagctataacactgcaaaataaaaagtgtaaaaaaaagtgaataaagatcatttaactccttccctattaaaagtttgaatcacccccttttcccataaaaaaaacccaacaacagtgcaaataaaaataaatatatgtggtatcgccgtgtgcggaaatgtccaatttataaaaatatattgttaattaaaccgcacggtcaatggcgtgcgcgcaaaaaaattctaaagtccaaaatagtgcaaatagtagggtatcattttaatcatatggacctacagaataaagataaggtgtcatttttaccggaaaatgtactgtgtagaaaccgaagcccccaaaattacaaaatgttttttttatttcaattttgtctcacaatgattttttttcccgttttgccatagatttttaggtaaaatgactgatgtaattacaaagtagaattggtggcacaaaaaataagccatcatatggatttttaggtgcaaaattgaaagagttatgattttttaaaggtaaggagggaaaaacgaaaatgcaaaaactgaaaaatgctgagtccttaaggggttaaagccaagtATCAGATAAACAAGTATGGAATAGCAAAGTAAATGGAT containing:
- the CASTOR2 gene encoding cytosolic arginine sensor for mTORC1 subunit 2 isoform X2, translating into MIAFIPNRLGSPIVKSKEKYGRKIELPSSEHLSVADATWLALNVVSGGGSSSSSQPIGVTKIAKSVIAPLADQNISVFMLSTYQTDFILVRERDLPFVMHTLAAEFTILQVVNGETVAADNLGVTNGFVKPKLVQRPVIHPLSSPSNMFCVTSLDPYTLPSVTTLLMDVMFYSNGVKDSVVGSEESGHIRFFSFSLIEGYISLVMDVQTQQRFPNNLLFTSASGELWKMVRIGGQPLGFDECGIVAQISEPLAAADIPAYYISTFKFDHALVPEENINGVINALQVSQAEKH